A section of the Saccharopolyspora gregorii genome encodes:
- a CDS encoding HAD family hydrolase produces MCLDIDDTLLDNAASSRLGLRALIGNDAAWPVWRHTTEEHYERYVAGELDFATMCRERTRAFFAAFGERLSDAEAAAREDRRMAAMQAAWCLFDDAVPCLDWLRAAGLQLAVITNAPSAYQRKKISRTGLAGVFDSLVISGELGIAKPDPRIFHAACESLGAAPHEVVHVGDRLDTDALGAADAGLHGVWLNRGGTEHTPPDGVSMITSLAELPELLVCELPFAPGIPGQNVAAPTPADRSQPDIGRPRLGALSG; encoded by the coding sequence GTGTGCCTCGACATCGACGACACCCTGCTCGACAACGCAGCCTCCTCCCGCCTCGGCCTCCGCGCCCTCATCGGCAACGACGCCGCCTGGCCCGTGTGGCGACACACCACCGAAGAGCACTACGAGCGCTACGTCGCGGGCGAACTCGACTTCGCCACCATGTGCCGCGAACGCACCCGCGCCTTCTTCGCCGCCTTCGGCGAACGGCTCAGCGACGCCGAAGCCGCCGCCCGCGAAGACCGCCGCATGGCCGCCATGCAAGCCGCCTGGTGCCTCTTCGACGACGCCGTGCCCTGCCTCGACTGGCTGCGCGCCGCAGGCCTCCAGCTCGCCGTCATCACCAACGCGCCCAGCGCCTACCAGCGCAAGAAGATCAGCCGCACCGGGCTCGCCGGCGTCTTCGACAGCCTCGTCATCTCCGGCGAACTCGGCATCGCCAAACCCGATCCGCGGATCTTCCACGCCGCCTGCGAATCCCTCGGCGCCGCCCCGCACGAAGTCGTCCACGTCGGCGACCGGCTCGACACCGACGCCCTCGGCGCCGCCGACGCCGGACTGCACGGCGTCTGGCTCAACCGCGGCGGAACCGAGCACACCCCGCCCGACGGCGTGTCCATGATCACCAGCCTCGCGGAACTCCCCGAACTCCTCGTCTGCGAACTGCCCTTCGCGCCCGGGATCCCCGGCCAGAACGTCGCTGCCCCGACTCCGGCGGACCGGTCCCAACCGGACATCGGGAGACCGCGCCTCGGCGCGCTCAGCGGCTGA
- a CDS encoding IclR family transcriptional regulator: MGQHSGIGVLDKAVAVLQAVAGEPCGLTELCGRTGLPRATAHRLAVGLEVHRLLRRGSDGRWRPGAALAELAGGAVDPLLEAASTVLPKLRDITGESVQLYRRDGMQRLCIASAEPPSGLRDTVPVGSTLPMVAGSGAKVLAAWADPATQRAVLSEAVFGERTLLEVRRRGWAQSVAERESGVASVSAPVRDSQGTVVAAISVSGPIDRMGRRPGARWAQDLLAATEGLQNRL, translated from the coding sequence GTGGGACAGCATAGCGGTATCGGAGTGTTGGACAAGGCAGTGGCCGTGCTGCAGGCGGTGGCCGGTGAGCCGTGCGGTTTGACGGAGTTGTGCGGCCGGACGGGCCTGCCGCGGGCGACCGCGCACCGGCTGGCGGTGGGCCTGGAGGTGCACCGCCTGCTGCGCCGCGGTTCGGACGGCCGGTGGCGGCCGGGCGCCGCGCTGGCGGAGCTGGCCGGTGGCGCGGTGGATCCGCTGCTGGAGGCGGCCTCGACGGTGCTGCCCAAATTGCGGGACATCACGGGCGAGAGCGTGCAGTTGTACCGCCGGGACGGCATGCAGCGCCTGTGCATCGCCTCGGCGGAGCCGCCGAGCGGCTTGCGGGACACGGTGCCGGTGGGGAGCACGTTGCCGATGGTGGCGGGTTCGGGCGCGAAGGTCCTCGCGGCGTGGGCGGATCCGGCCACCCAGCGCGCGGTCCTGTCGGAGGCGGTGTTCGGCGAGCGCACCCTGCTGGAGGTCCGCCGCCGCGGCTGGGCGCAGAGCGTCGCGGAACGCGAGTCCGGAGTGGCCAGCGTCTCGGCTCCCGTCAGGGATTCCCAAGGCACGGTGGTAGCCGCGATCTCGGTCTCCGGCCCCATCGACCGCATGGGCCGGAGGCCAGGAGCCCGCTGGGCCCAAGACCTCCTAGCAGCCACCGAAGGCCTCCAAAACCGCCTCTGA
- the leuC gene encoding 3-isopropylmalate dehydratase large subunit — protein sequence MGNTLAEKVWEGHIVRRGEGHEPDLLYIDLHLVHEVTSPQAFEGLRLAGRPVRRPDLTIATEDHNVPTTGIDLPIADPVSRTQVDTLRRNCEEFGVRLHPMGDAEQGIVHVVGPQLGLTQPGTTVVCGDSHTSTHGAFGALAFGIGTSEVEHVLATQTLPLRPFKTMAVNVEGTLRPGVTSKDVILAVIAKIGTGGGQGYVLEYRGEAIRQLSMEARMTICNMSIEAGARAGMIAPDETTFEYLKGRPHAPEGADWDAAVEYWKTLRTDEGAEFDAEVTIDADALTPFVTWGTNPGQGLPLGERIPDPADIGDDAERYAVEKALDYMGLEGGTPLREVAVDTVFLGSCTNGRIEDLRAAAGVLDGRKVAQDVRMLVVPGSMKVRLQAETEGLDEVFTAAGAEWRSAGCSMCLGMNPDQLAPGERSASTSNRNFEGRQGKGGRTHLVSPLVAAATAVRGTLSSPEDLD from the coding sequence ATGGGCAACACGCTCGCGGAGAAGGTCTGGGAAGGCCACATCGTGCGCCGAGGTGAAGGCCACGAACCCGACCTGCTCTACATCGACCTCCACCTCGTGCACGAAGTCACCAGCCCGCAGGCGTTCGAAGGGCTGCGGCTGGCAGGCCGCCCCGTCCGGCGGCCCGATCTCACGATCGCCACCGAGGACCACAACGTGCCCACCACCGGCATCGACCTGCCGATCGCGGACCCCGTCTCGCGCACCCAGGTGGACACCTTGCGGCGCAACTGCGAGGAGTTCGGCGTCCGCCTGCACCCGATGGGCGACGCGGAGCAGGGCATCGTGCACGTGGTGGGGCCGCAGCTGGGGCTCACCCAGCCCGGCACCACGGTGGTGTGCGGCGACAGCCACACCTCCACCCACGGCGCGTTCGGCGCGCTCGCGTTCGGCATCGGCACCTCCGAGGTGGAGCACGTCCTCGCCACCCAGACGCTGCCGCTGCGCCCGTTCAAGACGATGGCCGTCAACGTCGAGGGCACGCTGCGCCCCGGAGTCACGAGCAAGGACGTCATCCTCGCCGTCATCGCCAAGATCGGCACCGGCGGCGGGCAGGGCTACGTCCTGGAGTACCGCGGCGAAGCGATCCGGCAGCTGTCCATGGAAGCCCGCATGACGATCTGCAACATGTCGATCGAAGCGGGCGCCCGCGCCGGGATGATCGCCCCCGACGAGACGACCTTCGAATACCTCAAGGGACGCCCGCACGCGCCGGAAGGCGCCGACTGGGACGCCGCCGTCGAGTACTGGAAGACGCTGCGGACCGACGAGGGCGCCGAATTCGACGCCGAGGTCACCATCGACGCCGACGCGCTCACCCCGTTCGTCACCTGGGGCACCAACCCCGGGCAGGGCCTGCCGCTGGGGGAGCGGATCCCCGATCCCGCGGACATCGGCGACGACGCCGAGCGCTACGCCGTCGAGAAGGCGCTCGACTACATGGGCCTGGAAGGCGGCACTCCGCTGCGCGAAGTCGCCGTGGACACCGTCTTCCTCGGTTCCTGCACCAACGGCCGCATCGAGGACCTGCGGGCCGCAGCGGGCGTCCTGGACGGCCGCAAGGTCGCCCAGGACGTGCGGATGCTCGTCGTCCCCGGCTCGATGAAGGTCCGGCTGCAGGCCGAGACCGAAGGACTCGACGAGGTCTTCACCGCGGCCGGCGCCGAATGGCGTTCCGCGGGCTGCTCCATGTGCCTCGGCATGAACCCCGACCAGCTCGCTCCCGGGGAGCGCAGCGCCTCCACCTCCAACCGGAACTTCGAAGGGCGGCAGGGCAAGGGCGGGCGCACCCACCTGGTCTCCCCGCTGGTGGCGGCCGCGACCGCCGTCCGCGGCACCCTGTCCTCGCCCGAAGACCTCGACTGA
- the leuD gene encoding 3-isopropylmalate dehydratase small subunit, which produces MEPFTEHTGVGVPLRRSNVDTDQIIPAVYLKRVARTGFEDALFAGWRGDETFVLNNDAYRNGSVLVAGPDFGTGSSREHAVWALKDYGFRVVISSRFADIFRGNSGKQGLLAAECAQSDVELLWKLLENEPGTEVTVDLVERTVQAKDLTVPFGIDDYTRWRLLEGLDDIGLTLRHAETIDTYEKTRPSFKPATLPARAG; this is translated from the coding sequence ATGGAACCGTTCACCGAGCACACCGGCGTCGGCGTTCCGCTGCGGCGGTCCAACGTGGACACTGACCAGATCATCCCCGCCGTGTACCTCAAACGGGTCGCGCGGACCGGGTTCGAGGACGCGTTGTTCGCCGGATGGCGCGGCGACGAGACCTTCGTGCTCAACAACGACGCGTACCGGAACGGCAGCGTGCTGGTCGCCGGACCGGACTTCGGCACCGGATCGTCCCGCGAGCACGCCGTCTGGGCGCTCAAGGACTACGGCTTCCGGGTGGTCATCTCCTCCCGGTTCGCCGACATCTTCCGCGGCAACTCCGGCAAGCAGGGACTGCTCGCCGCCGAGTGCGCGCAGTCCGATGTGGAACTGCTCTGGAAGTTGCTGGAGAACGAACCCGGCACCGAGGTGACCGTCGACCTCGTCGAGCGGACCGTGCAGGCGAAGGACCTCACGGTGCCGTTCGGCATCGACGACTACACCCGCTGGCGGTTGCTGGAAGGCCTCGACGACATCGGTTTGACGCTGCGCCACGCCGAGACGATCGACACGTACGAAAAAACCCGGCCTTCCTTCAAACCCGCGACGCTGCCCGCCCGCGCGGGCTGA
- a CDS encoding HU family DNA-binding protein produces the protein MNKAQLIEALAERLGDKKTASQAVEGVVDLIVRNVNKGEKVNITGFGVFEKRARAARTARNPRTGEAVKVKKTNVPAFRAGTQFKEVVGGSRKLPRATAAKSAGTKSAGTRATATKTAGTGRAAAKTASTATKAPATKAAGTKASTAKTAAATKTAPKKAAATRSSAKPAATKAAPKAAAGTKATAAKSTGTKAPAAKASTAKTGTAAKAAPKSTATKSTAAKSTATKAAPKKATATKAAPKAAASKSTAKSTASKTSAAKTSGQTSTAKTSTGKSTRKTAKK, from the coding sequence GTGAACAAGGCCCAACTCATCGAGGCACTCGCGGAACGCCTCGGCGACAAGAAGACCGCCAGTCAGGCGGTGGAAGGCGTCGTGGACCTCATCGTCCGCAACGTCAACAAGGGCGAGAAGGTCAACATCACCGGCTTCGGCGTCTTCGAGAAGCGCGCACGTGCCGCCCGCACCGCGCGCAACCCGCGGACCGGCGAAGCCGTCAAGGTGAAGAAGACCAACGTCCCGGCCTTCCGCGCCGGCACCCAGTTCAAGGAAGTCGTCGGCGGCAGCCGGAAACTGCCCCGCGCGACCGCGGCGAAGTCGGCGGGCACCAAGTCCGCGGGCACCCGCGCCACCGCCACCAAGACCGCGGGCACCGGCCGCGCCGCGGCGAAGACCGCGAGCACCGCCACCAAGGCGCCCGCCACCAAGGCCGCCGGCACCAAGGCGAGCACCGCCAAGACGGCCGCCGCGACCAAGACCGCGCCGAAGAAGGCCGCCGCCACGCGGTCCAGCGCCAAGCCGGCCGCCACCAAGGCCGCGCCGAAGGCCGCCGCGGGCACCAAGGCCACCGCGGCCAAGTCCACCGGGACCAAGGCGCCCGCCGCGAAGGCGAGCACCGCCAAGACCGGTACCGCCGCCAAGGCCGCCCCCAAGAGCACGGCGACCAAGAGCACGGCCGCCAAGAGCACCGCCACCAAGGCGGCGCCGAAGAAGGCCACCGCCACCAAGGCCGCGCCGAAGGCCGCCGCGTCGAAGTCCACCGCCAAGTCCACCGCCTCGAAGACCTCGGCGGCCAAGACCAGCGGCCAGACCTCGACGGCCAAGACCTCCACCGGCAAGAGCACGCGCAAGACCGCCAAGAAGTGA
- a CDS encoding NUDIX hydrolase: MTAQHEPERRTNSSGRLPVTVRAAGAVLWRPGTGAAPEVAVVHRPRYDDWSLPKGKLDPGETSAHAAVREVREETGFGCVLSGFLGRVHYEVPGPGGRTGKRVDYFTARAGDGDFAPNDEVDEVVWVALPKARELLSYPQDRQVLDEFAALPDDPVTVLLVRHAKAGRRAEFDGDDALRPLSGTGRRQRDALHSWLPLFGPERVYSAPRVRCEETVRPVAASLGIEVAVEPLLSEEGYKADPEAAVHRFLRIAAGSGTAVVCSQGGVIPDLVARLARSAERAPENFGPGSSAPEASGTGVLGPDGADPGGSAPRGAIVRNGVLRDGSRSRSTGRGERGDPASAKGSVWTLRFSRDAHSGNGSGPRLRLVSADYLADPSGR; encoded by the coding sequence ATGACGGCCCAGCACGAACCGGAGCGGCGGACGAACAGCAGCGGCAGGCTGCCGGTGACGGTGCGCGCCGCGGGCGCGGTGCTGTGGCGGCCCGGCACCGGTGCGGCGCCCGAGGTGGCCGTGGTGCACCGCCCCCGCTACGACGATTGGTCGCTGCCGAAGGGGAAGCTCGACCCGGGCGAGACCTCGGCGCACGCCGCGGTGCGGGAGGTGCGGGAGGAGACCGGGTTCGGCTGCGTGCTGTCCGGTTTCCTCGGCCGGGTGCACTACGAGGTGCCCGGGCCCGGCGGCCGCACCGGCAAGCGGGTGGACTACTTCACGGCCCGCGCCGGGGACGGCGATTTCGCGCCGAACGACGAGGTCGACGAGGTGGTGTGGGTCGCGCTGCCGAAGGCCCGGGAGCTGCTGAGCTACCCGCAGGACCGGCAGGTGCTGGACGAGTTCGCGGCGCTGCCCGACGATCCGGTGACGGTGTTGCTGGTGCGGCACGCGAAAGCCGGGCGACGAGCGGAGTTCGACGGCGACGACGCGCTGCGCCCGCTGTCGGGCACCGGCCGCAGGCAGCGGGACGCGCTGCACTCGTGGCTGCCGCTGTTCGGGCCGGAACGGGTGTACTCGGCGCCGCGGGTGCGCTGCGAGGAGACGGTGCGGCCGGTCGCCGCAAGCCTGGGCATCGAGGTGGCCGTGGAACCGCTGCTGTCCGAGGAGGGCTACAAGGCCGACCCGGAGGCCGCCGTGCACCGGTTCCTGCGCATCGCGGCGGGTTCCGGCACGGCCGTGGTGTGCAGCCAAGGCGGGGTGATCCCGGACCTGGTGGCCCGGCTGGCGCGGTCCGCCGAGCGCGCACCGGAGAACTTCGGGCCGGGGAGTTCCGCGCCGGAGGCTTCGGGGACGGGAGTTCTCGGGCCGGACGGCGCGGATCCGGGCGGCTCGGCGCCGCGGGGTGCCATCGTGCGGAACGGGGTGCTGCGCGACGGTTCGCGCAGCAGGAGCACCGGCCGCGGTGAGCGGGGCGATCCGGCGAGCGCCAAGGGCAGCGTGTGGACGTTGCGGTTCAGCCGGGACGCGCACTCGGGCAACGGTTCGGGACCGCGGCTGCGGCTGGTGTCGGCGGACTACTTGGCGGATCCGTCCGGCCGCTGA